One window of Gloeothece citriformis PCC 7424 genomic DNA carries:
- a CDS encoding caspase family protein, whose product MKDHQCLVIGISRYQFLPPLSYGEVDAQAIYQFFLNKVKLPQQQILLISDTSVPVKGRSTYPSQENLLEWLKLSDQEWLIFNGYGVNYQGEDYLMPIDGNPQDILSTGIKIQSLFSSLQTPKLLILNLYSLQLGTRVGQQIITLAKQKGIALILSVRPADEKTSDNHSTFTTALLEAFEYYSHDISLFQLAQYLSDRLPSLRVSRGRMIATPVIISPSLTFSSQSLFSLPKSQKTENTEQPKTSQEKEIGLPLLPAAAVATIPDNTEENLISQAPVSPPQSSHSLKSHQSVKWVWVGGILMVLLLIGLSFWLKSILLNPPNYEGSKFPLDPSNKDADSQQKLLHRAMTYLKENQASSFNRAINEIRQIPQSSSVYPQAQEKITLWSQIILDIAQGRANQGNFQDAIAAARLVPPDQKQVYSLALEKIKTWQAKAKQQQINQALIDGAKALINPFSASSYNQGITILRQIVEGEPEYPQAQQLINQWSQKIYLLALSRANQGNYQQAITTAELVPPDTFAYDIAREAIAQWKLK is encoded by the coding sequence ATGAAAGACCACCAATGTCTAGTCATTGGCATTAGTCGCTATCAATTTCTTCCGCCACTGAGTTATGGTGAAGTAGATGCTCAAGCTATTTATCAGTTTTTTCTCAATAAAGTCAAACTTCCCCAACAACAGATATTACTTATTAGTGATACTTCTGTTCCAGTTAAAGGACGCTCAACCTATCCCAGTCAGGAAAATCTCTTAGAATGGTTGAAACTAAGTGATCAAGAATGGTTAATTTTCAATGGTTATGGGGTAAATTATCAGGGAGAAGATTATTTAATGCCTATTGATGGCAATCCTCAAGATATTCTTTCTACAGGGATTAAAATACAATCTCTTTTTTCATCTTTACAAACCCCAAAATTACTCATTCTTAATCTTTACAGTTTACAGTTAGGAACAAGGGTAGGACAACAAATAATAACTTTAGCTAAACAAAAAGGGATTGCTCTTATTTTGTCTGTTCGTCCGGCTGATGAGAAAACCAGCGATAATCATAGCACTTTTACAACGGCTTTATTAGAAGCCTTTGAGTATTATAGTCATGATATTAGTCTGTTTCAATTAGCTCAATATCTCAGCGATCGCTTACCGTCTTTAAGGGTTTCTAGGGGGCGGATGATTGCTACTCCTGTCATTATTAGTCCGAGTTTAACGTTTAGTTCTCAATCTTTATTTTCTTTGCCTAAATCTCAAAAAACAGAAAACACAGAACAGCCAAAAACTAGCCAAGAAAAAGAGATAGGATTGCCTTTACTTCCGGCTGCTGCGGTGGCAACTATTCCTGATAACACTGAAGAAAACCTTATTTCCCAAGCACCGGTTTCTCCCCCTCAATCTTCTCATTCTCTTAAGAGTCATCAGTCGGTTAAGTGGGTTTGGGTGGGGGGAATATTGATGGTATTATTATTAATAGGATTAAGTTTTTGGCTGAAATCAATTTTATTGAATCCGCCGAATTATGAGGGATCTAAATTTCCCCTAGATCCCTCAAACAAAGACGCTGATTCTCAACAAAAATTACTCCATCGGGCGATGACTTATTTAAAAGAAAATCAAGCCTCTAGTTTTAATCGAGCGATTAACGAAATTCGTCAAATTCCTCAATCTTCTTCTGTTTATCCACAAGCCCAAGAAAAAATTACCCTTTGGAGTCAAATTATTTTAGATATTGCTCAAGGACGAGCCAATCAAGGCAATTTTCAGGATGCGATCGCAGCAGCCCGGTTAGTTCCTCCAGATCAAAAACAAGTTTATTCTTTAGCCCTAGAAAAGATTAAAACATGGCAAGCAAAAGCCAAACAGCAACAAATTAATCAAGCGTTAATTGATGGAGCAAAAGCCCTTATTAATCCTTTTTCTGCTTCATCTTATAATCAAGGGATTACAATTTTAAGACAAATTGTGGAGGGTGAACCGGAGTATCCACAAGCGCAACAGTTAATTAATCAATGGAGTCAAAAAATTTATTTGCTTGCTCTATCTCGTGCGAATCAAGGCAATTATCAACAGGCGATAACAACAGCAGAATTAGTCCCTCCAGATACATTTGCTTATGACATCGCTAGGGAGGCGATCGCCCAATGGAAGTTAAAATAA
- a CDS encoding DUF4330 domain-containing protein has translation MKILDSKGRLFGKLSILDLGAALVILLVITGIFVVPGKSGTSTIAQVTTKPIEVDVIVRGLSVRDPQGLMRQLQEEKTTNIVIRNQPAGQVDIVSVTALPRQLAIPQPDGSVKALDDPRQEMNFSQDMIMTLGGKAQMTNTGAVVGGQKVKIGTTIELEGKNYNFNSSVIEVRTK, from the coding sequence ATGAAAATTTTAGATTCAAAAGGTCGTTTATTCGGAAAATTAAGTATTCTTGACTTAGGGGCGGCTTTAGTCATTTTGCTAGTGATTACCGGGATTTTTGTCGTTCCTGGCAAATCTGGAACTAGCACTATCGCCCAAGTCACCACTAAACCCATCGAAGTTGATGTTATTGTGAGAGGATTAAGTGTTCGAGATCCACAAGGGTTAATGCGTCAGTTGCAAGAAGAAAAGACTACTAATATTGTGATTCGCAATCAACCCGCCGGTCAAGTCGATATCGTATCCGTTACCGCTTTACCCCGACAATTAGCTATTCCTCAACCAGACGGAAGCGTTAAAGCGTTAGATGATCCTCGCCAAGAAATGAATTTTTCCCAAGATATGATCATGACTTTGGGAGGAAAAGCTCAAATGACTAACACCGGGGCGGTTGTCGGTGGACAAAAAGTTAAAATCGGTACAACTATTGAGTTAGAAGGAAAAAATTACAACTTTAATAGCAGCGTTATTGAAGTTCGTACTAAATAA